The following coding sequences are from one Lujinxingia vulgaris window:
- a CDS encoding aldehyde dehydrogenase family protein has product MIPSRANFIAGQWTTPARAQNTLRRENPALKDELIFETPWSTDAVNLAVDAARKALPAWDKLGVEGRLPYIERFRKALDARKEGLARAITTEMGKPLWESRGEAGALTAKIDIMSTEGLDLTSPVHPEGLQGGSWHHRPLGPLAVLCPYNFPLHLPNGHIIPALLTGNTLIVKPSELAPLSMQLYFECAQEADFPPGVLNLVHGPGEVGAALSAHPRVAGVLFTGSFATAQRIRRATFDQPWKLLALEMGGKNTAIVLDDANLDQAAHEILLASCLTTGQRCSATSRVVAHTTIIDALQDRLVALLERVTTGDPTTEGDTAPFMGPLADRRGFEDFLNVQQQDDQGTLIPILEGGAHPELQRGYFVRPALWRASQLNAQGEHQTEELFGPDIVLYEASDAASAARLANATDYGLAMSVFTADPERFDALTYELDCGILNLNRSTVGASSRLPFGGIKKSGNHRPAAILAPLYCTYPQARLQQPAEFSPDTPHSGPLNLLKPA; this is encoded by the coding sequence ATGATCCCCTCCCGCGCAAACTTCATCGCCGGCCAATGGACCACCCCCGCCCGCGCCCAGAACACCCTGCGCCGCGAAAACCCCGCTCTGAAAGACGAGCTGATCTTTGAGACCCCCTGGTCCACCGACGCCGTCAACCTGGCCGTCGACGCCGCCCGAAAAGCCCTCCCCGCCTGGGATAAACTCGGCGTCGAAGGCCGACTCCCCTACATCGAGCGCTTCCGCAAGGCTCTCGACGCCCGCAAAGAGGGGCTCGCCCGCGCCATCACCACCGAGATGGGCAAACCGCTCTGGGAATCCCGCGGCGAAGCCGGCGCGCTGACCGCCAAGATCGACATCATGAGCACCGAGGGCCTCGACCTCACCAGCCCCGTCCACCCCGAGGGCCTCCAGGGCGGCTCCTGGCACCACCGCCCGCTTGGACCTCTGGCAGTGCTCTGCCCCTACAACTTCCCGCTCCACCTCCCCAACGGCCACATCATCCCCGCGCTCCTCACCGGCAACACCCTCATCGTCAAACCCTCCGAGCTCGCCCCCCTCTCCATGCAGCTCTACTTTGAGTGCGCGCAGGAGGCCGACTTCCCCCCCGGCGTCCTCAACCTCGTGCACGGCCCCGGCGAAGTCGGCGCCGCCTTGAGCGCCCACCCCAGAGTCGCCGGCGTGCTCTTCACCGGCTCCTTCGCCACCGCCCAGCGCATCCGCCGCGCCACCTTCGACCAGCCCTGGAAGCTCCTGGCCCTGGAGATGGGCGGCAAAAACACCGCCATCGTCCTCGACGACGCCAACCTCGATCAGGCCGCCCACGAGATCTTGCTCGCAAGCTGCCTGACCACCGGCCAGCGCTGCTCGGCCACAAGCCGCGTCGTCGCCCACACCACCATCATCGACGCCCTCCAGGATCGCCTCGTCGCCCTGCTCGAGCGCGTCACCACCGGCGACCCCACCACCGAAGGCGACACCGCCCCCTTTATGGGCCCGCTGGCCGACCGCCGCGGATTTGAAGACTTCCTCAACGTCCAGCAACAAGACGATCAGGGCACCCTCATCCCCATCCTCGAAGGCGGCGCCCACCCCGAACTTCAAAGGGGCTACTTCGTCCGCCCCGCCCTCTGGCGCGCCTCCCAGCTCAACGCCCAGGGCGAACACCAGACCGAAGAGCTCTTCGGCCCCGACATCGTCCTCTACGAAGCCTCCGACGCCGCAAGCGCCGCCCGCCTCGCCAACGCCACCGACTACGGCCTGGCCATGAGCGTCTTCACCGCCGACCCCGAGCGCTTCGACGCCCTCACCTACGAGCTCGACTGCGGCATCCTCAACCTCAACCGCTCCACCGTCGGCGCCTCCAGCCGCCTCCCCTTCGGCGGCATCAAAAAAAGCGGCAACCACCGCCCCGCCGCCATCCTCGCCCCCCTCTACTGCACCTACCCCCAGGCTCGCCTCCAACAACCCGCCGAGTTCTCCCCCGACACCCCCCACTCCGGCCCCCTCAACCTCCTCAAACCCGCATAA
- a CDS encoding S9 family peptidase, with amino-acid sequence MSESTQKQVPFGLWSSKLGPEMLAGELRFLDVSWGGKGRTLVWAERIDGRGVLMVQRPDQAARALNDELSVSGGVGYGGGEFDVREDLVVFAASDGRLYAADLDKGRPRPLSPEWGKVASPAISPDGQWVAYVHRVNDEDVIAVVPTDGSQWPVKVAQGADFYMQPAWSPSGDRLVWVSWDHPQMPWTQTRLETAGIDMTGGVVRVGPRSSVVEKEGVAVQQPQYSPDGRWLSYLSDESGFWQVVLQDVQSGESRVIEREGVEFGGPPWIQGLRFYDWTQDSEAVIALGSVRGEHHLERLGVDGSARRLPGLEGYTSLAQPRVTTGGAVALIASSSKRPPRVITVAAGSVQVRRFASSERLEEDELAAARAVSWAVQGDDGDDVEVHGIFYPPTNPAYRASGKPPVLVMIHGGPTAQRVMGWEARNQFFATRGFAVLDVNYRGSTGYGRAYMEALFGKWGEADVEDAVAAVRFLDEEGLADGQRAVIMGGSAGGYTVLKALVDHPGTFKAGVCLYGISDLFALQRGTHKFEAHYNDSLIGPLPEAADLYRERSPINRAERISDALAIFHGAKDSVVPLDQAEAIAGSLRRRGVPHLYHVYEEEGHGWRRAQTIDHFHRKVLEFLVEKVVY; translated from the coding sequence ATGAGTGAGTCGACGCAGAAGCAGGTGCCCTTTGGGTTGTGGTCGAGCAAGCTGGGGCCGGAGATGTTGGCCGGGGAGCTGCGCTTTTTAGATGTGTCGTGGGGCGGCAAAGGGCGCACGCTGGTGTGGGCGGAGCGGATCGATGGGCGCGGGGTGTTGATGGTGCAGCGCCCCGACCAGGCTGCGCGCGCGCTCAACGATGAGCTCAGCGTCAGCGGTGGGGTGGGTTATGGGGGCGGGGAGTTTGATGTTCGCGAGGATCTCGTGGTGTTTGCGGCCTCCGATGGTCGCCTCTACGCCGCCGATCTCGACAAAGGCCGTCCTCGCCCCCTCTCGCCAGAGTGGGGGAAGGTGGCCAGCCCGGCGATTTCGCCCGATGGGCAGTGGGTGGCCTATGTGCACCGGGTCAATGATGAGGATGTGATCGCGGTGGTGCCCACCGACGGGTCGCAGTGGCCGGTGAAGGTGGCTCAGGGGGCCGACTTCTACATGCAGCCGGCGTGGTCGCCTTCGGGCGACAGGCTGGTGTGGGTGAGCTGGGATCATCCGCAGATGCCCTGGACGCAGACGCGCCTTGAGACGGCAGGCATCGATATGACCGGCGGGGTGGTGCGGGTGGGGCCGCGCTCCTCGGTGGTGGAGAAGGAGGGCGTGGCGGTGCAGCAGCCGCAGTATTCGCCCGATGGTCGGTGGCTTTCGTATTTGAGCGATGAGAGCGGCTTCTGGCAGGTGGTGCTGCAGGATGTGCAGAGCGGGGAGTCGCGGGTGATCGAGCGCGAGGGGGTGGAGTTTGGCGGGCCGCCCTGGATTCAGGGGCTGCGTTTCTACGATTGGACCCAGGATAGCGAGGCGGTCATCGCGCTGGGGAGTGTGCGCGGCGAGCATCATCTGGAGCGGCTGGGCGTCGATGGGAGTGCCAGGCGCTTGCCGGGGTTGGAGGGCTATACTTCGTTGGCCCAGCCGCGGGTTACCACCGGGGGGGCGGTGGCGCTGATCGCGTCGTCGTCGAAACGTCCGCCGCGGGTGATCACGGTGGCCGCGGGCTCCGTGCAGGTGCGTCGCTTCGCGTCGAGCGAGCGTCTTGAAGAAGATGAGCTTGCGGCGGCCAGGGCGGTGAGCTGGGCGGTGCAAGGTGACGATGGCGACGATGTGGAGGTGCACGGGATCTTCTATCCGCCGACCAACCCGGCCTATCGCGCCAGCGGCAAGCCGCCGGTGCTGGTGATGATTCACGGGGGGCCGACCGCCCAGCGGGTGATGGGGTGGGAGGCGCGAAATCAGTTCTTTGCCACGCGCGGCTTTGCCGTGCTCGATGTGAACTACCGCGGCTCCACCGGCTACGGGCGCGCGTACATGGAAGCGCTCTTTGGCAAGTGGGGCGAGGCCGATGTGGAGGATGCGGTGGCGGCGGTGCGCTTCCTTGATGAGGAGGGGCTGGCCGATGGTCAGCGCGCCGTGATCATGGGCGGGAGCGCCGGGGGGTATACCGTGCTCAAGGCCCTGGTGGATCATCCGGGCACCTTTAAGGCCGGTGTTTGCCTCTACGGGATCTCGGATCTATTTGCGCTGCAGCGGGGCACGCACAAGTTCGAGGCGCATTATAACGACAGCCTGATCGGGCCCTTGCCTGAGGCCGCCGATCTTTATCGGGAGCGCTCCCCGATCAATCGGGCCGAGCGCATCAGCGATGCGCTGGCGATCTTCCACGGGGCTAAAGATTCGGTGGTTCCGTTGGATCAGGCCGAGGCGATCGCCGGGTCGTTGCGACGACGCGGTGTGCCGCACCTCTACCATGTGTATGAGGAGGAGGGGCACGGGTGGCGACGGGCGCAGACCATCGATCACTTCCATCGGAAGGTGTTGGAGTTTTTGGTGGAGAAGGTGGTGTATTGA
- the hpf gene encoding ribosome hibernation-promoting factor, HPF/YfiA family — protein MNANVSFRNMDSSASLRNYATAKLERICDKYVQGKIDASVVMTVEKFWHIADFTLQIKNLTVKGAERSEDMYSSIDLALDKIEKQLRRHKDRLRDHKPTNGQAKMFKMAVVSPIAAESAAEIDSEFAEDYELYPEPSAAEETPVVETVNTPSGRVSVLRNKLYEAKPMSIDEAVLQLDLLEDRQFFVFTNAETQAINVVYKRDDKNVGVIET, from the coding sequence ATGAACGCAAACGTATCCTTCCGGAACATGGATTCGTCGGCATCGCTTCGCAACTACGCCACGGCCAAGCTGGAGCGCATCTGCGACAAGTATGTTCAGGGCAAGATCGACGCCTCGGTCGTGATGACCGTCGAGAAGTTCTGGCACATCGCCGACTTCACGCTGCAGATCAAGAACCTGACGGTGAAGGGGGCGGAGCGCAGCGAGGATATGTACAGCTCGATCGACCTGGCGCTCGACAAGATCGAGAAGCAGCTGCGTCGTCACAAGGATCGCCTTCGTGACCACAAGCCGACCAACGGTCAGGCCAAGATGTTCAAGATGGCGGTTGTCTCGCCGATCGCCGCGGAGTCGGCGGCGGAGATCGACAGCGAGTTCGCCGAAGATTACGAGCTCTATCCGGAGCCCTCGGCCGCCGAGGAGACCCCGGTGGTGGAGACGGTCAACACCCCGTCGGGTCGCGTCTCGGTGCTGCGCAACAAGCTCTATGAGGCCAAGCCCATGAGCATTGATGAGGCGGTGCTGCAGCTTGATCTTCTCGAAGACCGTCAGTTCTTCGTGTTCACCAACGCCGAGACCCAGGCGATCAACGTGGTGTACAAGCGCGACGATAAGAATGTGGGCGTGATCGAGACCTGA
- the rpoN gene encoding RNA polymerase factor sigma-54: MAMELRQSVKMSQQLRMTPQLQQAIKLLQLSRMELIAEVRQEMVENPVLEEIPEPYESEGPAERESDRREELAEVRADERDMGEVDWEAYAEKFGGSDGPTNHYKGMRGEDLPGLEQTLSTSESLVDHLMEQLRLAELAPEDEYVGALLIGNLDESGFLASVSVEEIAEDAGTSVDRVEGILALIQTFDPVGVAARDLRECLLIQARRDHPEFGLLHAMIEEHIPDLERKSYGKIARAQGVELDEVIEAAKALSFFEPRPGRAYSDDEPRYITPDIYIRKLDGEWVPVLNEDGLPRLRISNFYKKELARKKEEGERDEVKDYIQDKLRGALWLIRSIEQRQNTIVKVTESIIKFQRDFFEKGVEHLKPLVLRDVAEDIGMHESTVSRVTSSKYVHTPRGVFELKYFFNSSITNLGGDDLASEAVKAKIRDIVAHEDPKKPLSDARIVELLKEEEIDIARRTVAKYREMMGILSSSKRKQLF; encoded by the coding sequence ATGGCGATGGAGCTGCGCCAATCAGTGAAGATGTCGCAGCAGCTGCGGATGACCCCGCAGTTGCAGCAGGCGATTAAGCTTTTGCAGCTCTCACGCATGGAGCTGATTGCCGAGGTTCGCCAGGAGATGGTGGAAAACCCGGTGCTCGAAGAGATCCCGGAGCCTTACGAGTCGGAGGGGCCCGCCGAGCGGGAGTCGGATCGGCGCGAGGAGTTGGCGGAGGTTCGGGCCGATGAGCGGGATATGGGGGAGGTGGATTGGGAGGCCTACGCCGAGAAGTTTGGCGGGTCCGACGGTCCGACCAACCATTATAAGGGGATGCGCGGGGAGGATTTGCCCGGGCTTGAGCAGACGCTCTCGACGAGTGAGTCGCTGGTCGATCACCTGATGGAGCAGCTGCGCCTGGCGGAGCTTGCGCCGGAGGATGAGTACGTGGGCGCGCTCCTGATCGGCAACCTCGATGAGTCGGGGTTTCTGGCGTCGGTGAGCGTGGAGGAGATCGCCGAAGATGCGGGCACCTCGGTGGATCGGGTCGAGGGGATCCTGGCGTTGATTCAGACCTTCGATCCGGTGGGGGTGGCCGCGCGTGATTTGCGCGAGTGCCTGTTGATCCAGGCGCGGCGAGATCATCCGGAGTTCGGGTTGCTGCACGCGATGATCGAGGAGCATATCCCGGATCTGGAGCGTAAGAGTTACGGGAAGATCGCCCGCGCTCAGGGGGTGGAGCTCGACGAGGTGATCGAGGCGGCCAAGGCGCTCTCGTTTTTTGAGCCGCGGCCGGGGCGCGCGTACTCCGATGATGAGCCGCGCTACATCACCCCGGACATTTATATCCGGAAGTTGGACGGGGAGTGGGTGCCGGTGCTCAACGAGGATGGGCTGCCCAGGCTGCGCATCTCGAACTTCTATAAGAAGGAGCTCGCGCGCAAAAAGGAGGAGGGGGAGCGCGACGAGGTTAAGGATTATATCCAGGATAAGCTGCGCGGGGCGCTCTGGTTGATCCGCAGCATTGAGCAGCGCCAGAACACGATCGTGAAGGTCACCGAGAGCATCATCAAGTTTCAGCGGGACTTTTTTGAGAAGGGGGTCGAGCACCTCAAGCCGCTGGTGCTGCGCGATGTGGCCGAGGATATCGGGATGCACGAGTCGACGGTGAGCCGTGTGACGAGCTCGAAGTACGTGCATACGCCGCGGGGTGTGTTTGAGCTCAAATACTTCTTCAACTCCTCGATCACCAACCTGGGGGGCGATGATCTGGCCAGCGAGGCGGTCAAGGCCAAGATCCGCGATATCGTCGCGCATGAGGACCCGAAGAAGCCGCTGAGCGATGCGCGGATCGTGGAACTTTTGAAAGAAGAAGAGATCGACATCGCCCGGCGCACCGTGGCCAAGTACCGGGAGATGATGGGGATTTTGTCGAGCAGCAAACGCAAGCAGCTCTTCTGA
- a CDS encoding DUF7282 domain-containing protein: MKTSMKWLAPLLLAIPLSACGGDEPPPFDARENLLTIEDQTPENPSEIIVSEVLAESAGYVVIHDADEEGELGEPLGALPVEAGSATDLTIELARPLLDQELLYGSLYLSEDNAETFEPDDALLAIDRGEPVRVQFTVSIEVEEIAPALVVEDQIADPINEVVIAEVASDVDAWIIIRADDEGTPADVIASAPIEAGTYEDVRVALSRDAFEGETLHASLHIDAVADDDFDPEADIVVMVDEEPLQASFVVTLPELQPVASISVDNQSVSFEAADSIVIAAAKLQGFAGWIAIYADEGGEPGELLASELFSAGELENITIALDEALAANATLHARIHQESPADGNFTFDGENDEDPIVVVDEEPVMATFDVTLIDPSAPQLTAEDQLLESLPLNEVTIAELVYDQAGWLAIYDAEDTILGAVAVAADPAVKANIVATLDRDVVDNELLRVVLHADANAGDAFDAQADLPVLDATETGVEASFTVELLENSLEARDQALNEVSTEVRIDALHAAEDVILEIFAEADDSVLLAEAALGYGIHQDIALTLGRPLVDGEVIVAQLFVLEEGARVPAEDDAGNPVRVTFEVTVPDGTPAVFLTFSANSTNYRVSAVRPAGYVDIVSGGSDADNPTITLFNGWRYGINNTVYSTHPLEFGIYDNPPLGFPTFNALLSQDGSGSYDDDSQVNRVADGQRLWFTLSQDLVDAGLSTYRSGETPVLMRGDITIEDAPALTER; the protein is encoded by the coding sequence ATGAAGACCTCAATGAAATGGCTGGCCCCCCTTCTCCTGGCGATCCCGCTGAGCGCCTGCGGCGGCGACGAGCCCCCGCCCTTCGACGCGCGTGAGAACCTGCTCACCATCGAAGACCAGACCCCCGAAAACCCCTCGGAGATCATCGTCTCCGAAGTGCTCGCTGAGAGCGCCGGCTACGTGGTGATTCACGACGCCGATGAAGAAGGTGAGCTCGGCGAACCTCTCGGCGCCCTGCCGGTGGAGGCCGGCAGCGCCACCGACCTGACCATCGAGCTTGCCCGCCCGCTTCTCGACCAGGAACTCCTCTACGGCAGCCTCTACCTGAGCGAAGACAACGCCGAGACCTTCGAGCCCGACGACGCGCTCCTCGCCATCGACCGCGGTGAGCCGGTCCGCGTGCAGTTTACGGTGAGCATTGAGGTTGAAGAGATCGCCCCGGCGCTCGTCGTCGAAGATCAGATCGCCGATCCCATCAACGAGGTCGTCATCGCCGAAGTGGCCAGCGACGTCGACGCCTGGATCATCATCCGCGCCGACGACGAGGGCACCCCCGCCGACGTCATCGCCAGCGCCCCGATTGAGGCCGGCACCTACGAAGACGTCCGCGTCGCACTCTCACGAGACGCCTTCGAGGGAGAGACCCTCCACGCCTCGCTGCACATCGACGCGGTCGCCGACGACGACTTCGACCCGGAGGCGGACATTGTTGTCATGGTGGATGAAGAGCCCCTCCAGGCCAGCTTCGTCGTCACCCTTCCCGAGCTTCAGCCGGTGGCCAGCATCAGCGTCGACAACCAGTCGGTGAGCTTTGAGGCCGCCGACAGCATCGTGATCGCCGCGGCCAAACTCCAGGGTTTTGCCGGCTGGATCGCCATCTACGCCGATGAGGGCGGAGAGCCCGGCGAGCTGCTCGCCAGCGAACTTTTCTCCGCCGGTGAGCTTGAGAACATCACCATCGCGCTCGATGAAGCGCTGGCCGCCAACGCCACCCTTCACGCCCGTATCCACCAGGAGAGCCCGGCCGACGGCAACTTCACCTTCGACGGCGAAAATGACGAAGATCCCATCGTCGTCGTCGACGAAGAGCCCGTCATGGCCACCTTTGATGTGACCCTCATCGATCCCTCCGCCCCGCAGCTCACCGCCGAAGATCAGCTCCTGGAGAGCCTGCCCCTCAACGAAGTCACCATCGCCGAACTCGTCTACGACCAGGCGGGCTGGCTTGCGATTTACGACGCCGAAGACACCATCCTCGGCGCCGTCGCCGTGGCCGCCGACCCGGCCGTCAAAGCCAACATCGTCGCCACCCTGGATCGCGACGTCGTCGACAATGAACTCCTGCGTGTGGTGCTGCACGCCGACGCCAACGCCGGCGACGCCTTCGACGCCCAGGCCGACCTCCCCGTGCTCGACGCCACCGAGACCGGCGTCGAGGCCAGCTTCACCGTCGAACTTCTGGAAAACAGCCTGGAAGCCCGCGACCAGGCCCTCAATGAAGTCTCCACCGAAGTGCGCATCGACGCGCTGCACGCCGCAGAAGACGTCATCCTGGAGATCTTTGCCGAGGCCGACGACAGCGTCCTGCTCGCCGAAGCCGCTCTCGGCTACGGCATCCACCAGGACATCGCTCTGACCCTGGGTCGCCCCCTGGTCGATGGCGAGGTCATCGTCGCGCAGCTCTTCGTGCTCGAAGAAGGCGCCCGCGTGCCGGCCGAAGACGACGCCGGAAACCCGGTGCGCGTCACCTTCGAAGTCACCGTCCCCGACGGCACCCCGGCGGTCTTTCTCACCTTCAGCGCCAACAGCACCAACTACCGTGTCTCGGCGGTGCGCCCGGCCGGCTACGTCGACATCGTCAGCGGCGGCTCCGACGCCGACAACCCGACCATCACCCTCTTCAACGGCTGGCGCTACGGCATCAACAACACCGTCTACAGCACTCACCCCCTGGAATTTGGCATCTACGACAACCCGCCCCTGGGTTTCCCCACCTTTAACGCGCTGCTCTCTCAGGACGGGAGCGGCTCCTACGATGACGACAGCCAGGTCAACCGCGTCGCCGACGGCCAGCGTCTCTGGTTTACCCTCAGCCAGGATCTGGTGGACGCCGGTCTCTCCACATACCGTTCTGGCGAGACGCCCGTCTTAATGCGCGGCGACATCACCATCGAAGACGCCCCCGCGCTCACCGAGCGTTGA